In the Gossypium arboreum isolate Shixiya-1 chromosome 10, ASM2569848v2, whole genome shotgun sequence genome, one interval contains:
- the LOC108451609 gene encoding cucumisin-like, whose amino-acid sequence MQPDLTAPGVDILAAWSEAVPLTETEDDTRVVSYNIISGTSMSCPHAIGAAAYVKSFHPTWSPAAIKSALMTTAFPMSSENNIEAEFAYGADHINPALAARPGLIYDAGEIDYVKFLCGQGYSPKQIKLITESNTKCSEVMNEAVWDLNYPSFALSTTPGDSVTRVFHRTVMNVGSPVSTYKAVINAHQDS is encoded by the coding sequence ATGCAGCCTGATCTTACAGCACCTGGGGTCGACATTTTAGCAGCATGGTCTGAAGCTGTCCCATTGACAGAAACCGAAGACGATACAAGAGTTGTTTCCTACAACATTATTTCAGGTACATCCATGTCATGTCCCCATGCGATCGGTGCGGCCGCTTATGTTAAATCATTTCATCCAACATGGTCCCCTGCCGCCATTAAATCTGCTTTAATGACAACAGCTTTTCCGATGAGTTCCGAGAACAACATCGAAGCTGAGTTCGCATACGGTGCAGACCATATAAACCCTGCACTAGCAGCCCGACCCGGATTGATATACGATGCTGGGGAGATTGATTATGTTAAATTCTTGTGTGGACAAGGATATAGTCCTAAACAAATCAAGCTCATAACCGAAAGTAACACCAAATGTTCTGAAGTAATGAATGAAGCTGTGTGGGATCTAAACTACCCTTCTTTCGCACTATCCACAACTCCCGGAGATTCGGTCACACGAGTCTTTCATCGGACAGTGATGAACGTTGGCTCACCAGTGTCGACTTACAAGGCGGTCATTAATGCTCACCAGGACTCATAA